The following coding sequences are from one uncultured Desulfobacter sp. window:
- a CDS encoding DUF4338 domain-containing protein: MQIKQQTFCGRKFTGKEIALIQEVVATCGGLSRRELAHTVCELLEWKRPNDRLKVRECSDFLELLEAKGALTLPEKKQQTKIVFHKSIPQTPCKQPHSTLRGSVEEFTPLEIQRVQNREQRDLFKELIGRHHYLGYAMPFGARLQYLIYVNRPHREIVGCIQFSSPAWRMRARDEWIGWTDERRKVALQKVVNNSRFLILAPIQNLASMILSCSLRELRDDWEQQYGLKPMLVETLVDRQQFHGGCYRASTWIELGKTTGRGRMDRFGKRHGADVKTILVYPLEKDAVHQLREGI, encoded by the coding sequence ATGCAAATCAAGCAACAAACCTTTTGTGGTCGAAAGTTTACCGGTAAAGAAATCGCATTAATCCAGGAAGTCGTTGCTACCTGTGGAGGCCTTAGCCGACGAGAACTGGCACATACCGTATGCGAACTTCTGGAATGGAAACGCCCTAATGATCGGCTAAAAGTCCGGGAATGTAGTGATTTTTTGGAGCTTTTAGAGGCCAAGGGAGCTCTAACCCTTCCTGAAAAGAAACAACAAACAAAGATCGTTTTTCACAAGAGTATTCCCCAAACACCCTGTAAGCAACCCCACAGCACTTTGCGTGGCAGCGTAGAAGAATTTACACCTCTTGAGATACAGCGGGTTCAGAATCGAGAGCAGAGGGATCTGTTTAAGGAACTCATCGGTCGCCATCATTACCTGGGATATGCAATGCCTTTTGGCGCCAGATTGCAGTATCTGATTTATGTAAACCGTCCCCATCGAGAAATTGTGGGGTGCATCCAGTTCTCAAGCCCTGCCTGGCGGATGCGTGCTCGCGATGAATGGATCGGTTGGACAGATGAAAGGCGTAAGGTCGCTCTACAAAAGGTGGTGAACAACAGCCGTTTTCTGATCCTTGCTCCCATCCAAAATTTAGCGAGCATGATACTGTCATGTAGTCTCCGGGAACTCAGAGATGATTGGGAACAGCAGTATGGTCTTAAACCCATGCTGGTAGAGACATTGGTGGATCGACAACAATTCCACGGTGGCTGTTATCGGGCATCGACCTGGATTGAGTTGGGGAAAACCACTGGTCGTGGGCGCATGGACCGATTCGGCAAACGTCATGGCGCTGATGTAAAAACCATATTAGTATATCCACTGGAAAAAGATGCTGTTCACCAACTCAGGGAGGGGATATGA
- a CDS encoding AEC family transporter, with protein sequence MIIINTLFPLLAMMALGYGLKRQGMTSGEFLKTLDRLVYYIFFPVMLFWKTAKPTGSDTSGAGLLLAVLVTVCLASVISYVYIRKTKMADKDVGSFFQASFRFNTYIGMATVLTVLGEEGVRLFSILIGCLIPVINVFSVCVLIWHSGRTPSMGQRLWLLLRALISNPLIIGCAAGLLLSGTGYRLPAFIDNFLALTASMTLPLALISMGGTLTFSGISRHWPNALAAAAIKLMIMPVTGYIMLNLFSVSDTAFRTGMIYFSLPTSTAIAVLSAQLNSDVELASTAVMVSTLLSFISLSVALIL encoded by the coding sequence ATGATAATCATCAACACCCTGTTCCCCCTGCTGGCCATGATGGCATTGGGCTATGGCCTCAAACGCCAGGGAATGACGTCCGGGGAATTTTTAAAAACCCTTGATCGACTGGTGTACTATATTTTCTTCCCGGTCATGCTTTTCTGGAAAACCGCCAAACCCACCGGATCGGATACATCCGGCGCAGGACTCCTTCTGGCCGTTCTTGTGACGGTCTGCCTGGCATCCGTGATCTCATATGTTTACATCCGCAAAACAAAAATGGCGGACAAGGACGTTGGATCATTTTTCCAGGCCTCGTTCCGATTCAACACCTATATCGGTATGGCCACGGTCCTGACGGTTCTCGGAGAAGAGGGGGTGAGGCTTTTCAGCATTCTGATCGGATGCCTGATTCCTGTCATCAACGTCTTTTCGGTCTGCGTGCTGATATGGCATTCGGGCCGGACCCCGTCCATGGGGCAGCGTCTATGGCTTTTATTGCGGGCACTGATCTCCAATCCGCTGATCATTGGATGTGCCGCGGGCCTGCTTTTATCCGGTACCGGATATCGCCTGCCCGCTTTTATCGATAACTTCCTTGCCCTGACCGCCTCCATGACCCTGCCCCTTGCCCTGATCTCCATGGGGGGCACCCTTACGTTTTCAGGCATTTCAAGGCATTGGCCCAATGCCCTGGCGGCTGCGGCCATCAAACTGATGATCATGCCTGTCACAGGATATATTATGCTGAACCTGTTTTCCGTATCGGATACGGCATTCAGGACAGGCATGATCTATTTCAGCCTGCCGACCTCCACGGCCATTGCCGTATTGTCAGCCCAGTTGAATTCAGATGTGGAACTGGCTTCCACAGCAGTGATGGTGTCAACATTACTCTCCTTTATTTCACTGTCCGTGGCGCTGATTTTATAG
- a CDS encoding peptidylprolyl isomerase, whose protein sequence is MADLTAIMETSKGTINLTLYADKTPYTVGNFANLAKREYYNGLTFHRVISDFMIQGGCPYGNGMGGPGYEFEDEFKKDLKHDKPGILSMANAGPGTNGSQFFITHGPTPHLDGMHTVFGAVVSQEDQGVVNSITQGDTIESITIKGNVGAVFKKIKAKVDEWNKTLNKSFPSLPKA, encoded by the coding sequence ATGGCAGATTTGACAGCAATTATGGAAACTTCAAAAGGCACCATTAATCTGACGCTTTATGCAGATAAGACGCCTTATACCGTCGGCAATTTTGCAAACCTCGCCAAACGCGAATATTACAACGGGTTAACCTTTCATCGTGTGATTTCCGATTTCATGATCCAGGGCGGATGTCCTTACGGTAATGGTATGGGCGGCCCGGGATACGAATTTGAAGATGAATTTAAAAAAGATCTCAAACACGATAAGCCCGGCATCCTGTCAATGGCCAATGCCGGTCCCGGAACAAACGGCAGCCAGTTTTTTATCACCCATGGCCCCACACCCCATCTCGACGGTATGCACACAGTCTTTGGTGCGGTTGTCAGCCAGGAAGATCAGGGCGTGGTTAACAGCATTACCCAGGGCGATACCATTGAAAGCATTACCATCAAAGGCAATGTGGGTGCTGTGTTCAAAAAAATTAAAGCCAAAGTGGATGAGTGGAATAAGACGCTGAATAAGTCCTTTCCCAGCCTCCCCAAAGCTTAA
- a CDS encoding ISKra4 family transposase, translating into MNPAVSLSAVEHLPSPVIDPGQKCYDDIVNFLNSKENHSVKLSDLEQELEKRGRELMRILLQEHLDKLGPSHCEEPVCGADGIVRPKVRPQDRKIETVFGTVSESRAGYGNKGVASLHPLDARLNLPPELYSLELRRRVAENASKSSFDETVETIKKTTGADIPKRQVEELTQRAARDFDAFYEIRQCSPADETVTGPILVITTDGKGVVMHEQDLREQTRKAARKRKPQMESRLSKGEKKNAKRMATVAAVYTIDTFKRTPQDLLPGNDKSNTKTSPHPEQKRVWASLEKSAEQVIASAFSEASHRDPNHEKHWVALVDGENQQLRILKRMAKRQNVALTIIVDIIHVIEYLWKAGRAFHPKSGPELEKWVQYRLAKVLDGKAGLMAGGMRRSATLKKFTDKQRKPVEACATYLKNKAPYLEYHHYLDLGLPIATGVIEGACRHLVKDRMDITGAKWRLSSAEAVLRLRALRSSNDFDEYWNFHEACEYERNHRALYQHGEVPATKLPKPSPKRRGHLKVIK; encoded by the coding sequence ATGAATCCAGCGGTTTCCCTTTCTGCTGTGGAGCATTTACCTTCCCCCGTCATTGATCCGGGGCAAAAATGCTATGATGATATTGTCAATTTTCTTAATTCCAAGGAGAATCATTCAGTGAAACTCAGTGATTTGGAACAAGAACTTGAAAAACGAGGACGTGAGCTGATGCGCATCCTGCTTCAGGAACATTTAGACAAGCTCGGTCCCAGTCATTGTGAAGAGCCGGTCTGTGGAGCCGATGGCATTGTTCGACCGAAAGTGAGGCCACAGGATCGAAAAATCGAAACCGTATTTGGAACGGTATCGGAAAGTCGTGCCGGATATGGAAACAAGGGCGTGGCAAGTTTGCACCCGTTGGATGCCCGATTGAATCTTCCCCCAGAACTTTATTCCCTCGAACTTCGTCGCCGTGTGGCTGAAAACGCTTCAAAGAGTTCTTTTGACGAGACTGTCGAAACGATCAAGAAAACCACTGGAGCCGATATTCCCAAACGTCAGGTAGAAGAGTTAACACAGCGAGCAGCTCGGGATTTTGACGCATTTTATGAAATACGGCAATGCAGCCCGGCGGATGAGACAGTTACTGGTCCAATACTGGTAATCACCACCGATGGTAAGGGCGTGGTAATGCATGAGCAGGACCTGCGGGAACAAACCCGGAAAGCTGCCCGGAAACGAAAGCCTCAGATGGAAAGCCGGCTATCCAAAGGGGAAAAGAAAAATGCCAAGCGAATGGCAACCGTTGCCGCTGTATATACTATAGATACGTTTAAACGTACGCCCCAAGACTTGCTTCCGGGGAATGACAAGTCGAATACAAAAACAAGCCCTCACCCGGAACAAAAGCGTGTATGGGCAAGCCTTGAAAAATCAGCCGAGCAGGTCATTGCATCGGCCTTTTCTGAGGCCTCCCACCGTGATCCCAACCACGAAAAACATTGGGTTGCCTTAGTGGACGGCGAAAATCAACAACTACGAATCCTGAAACGTATGGCCAAAAGACAAAATGTGGCCCTTACGATCATTGTTGATATTATTCATGTTATTGAATACCTCTGGAAAGCTGGCAGGGCATTTCATCCCAAATCCGGCCCGGAGCTTGAAAAATGGGTCCAGTACCGCTTGGCTAAAGTACTCGATGGCAAGGCCGGATTGATGGCAGGGGGGATGCGTAGAAGTGCTACATTAAAAAAATTTACAGACAAACAACGTAAACCTGTAGAAGCCTGCGCAACGTATTTGAAAAATAAAGCACCGTACCTTGAATACCATCATTATCTTGACCTTGGCCTCCCTATTGCCACAGGAGTTATTGAGGGCGCATGTCGTCATCTTGTAAAGGACCGAATGGATATAACTGGTGCCAAATGGCGGTTGTCCAGTGCTGAAGCAGTGTTGCGTCTGCGTGCCTTGCGGAGTAGTAACGATTTTGATGAGTATTGGAATTTTCATGAAGCCTGCGAATACGAACGTAATCACCGGGCTCTTTATCAACATGGTGAGGTTCCGGCTACAAAGCTACCAAAACCTTCACCGAAACGACGGGGGCATCTAAAAGTGATCAAGTAA
- a CDS encoding 4Fe-4S binding protein, producing MTDIYKKLALHLDKMPAGFPSTDSGVEVNILKRLFTQDEAVIVLGLNMWPEPVPVIADRLSMDPEILGHTLMEMSRKGLIFRSGKDDSPSYMAIQFVIGIWEFNLNRLNRDLIKDVNEYLPQYMKKSWVKYKTKQLRVIPVSKSVTVDLATMPYETAEEIIAKQKKIVVSDCICRKEHGMVGQTCDYPMEVCLTFGSGAYYYEGNGLGRAIDVPEALSLLEKGRQAGLVLQPGNAKDPGNICMCCGCCCQVLGNLKKLEHPAKAVHSNYFVQVDADECVGCENCMDRCHMDAIFMEESVATVNLDRCIGCGVCVPVCPSGAVALVKKQEADQYDPPENTFETYLTMAQERGNI from the coding sequence ATGACCGATATTTATAAAAAACTGGCCCTGCATCTGGATAAAATGCCGGCGGGTTTCCCGTCAACAGATTCCGGTGTTGAGGTGAACATTCTCAAACGGCTTTTTACCCAAGATGAGGCCGTCATTGTGCTTGGGTTGAACATGTGGCCGGAACCTGTGCCGGTGATTGCCGACCGTCTGTCCATGGATCCGGAAATCTTGGGGCATACGCTCATGGAGATGTCCAGAAAAGGGCTGATTTTCAGGAGCGGCAAAGATGACTCCCCGTCGTACATGGCCATACAGTTTGTGATCGGTATCTGGGAATTTAATCTGAACCGGCTCAACAGGGATCTGATCAAGGATGTGAATGAATATCTGCCCCAGTATATGAAAAAAAGTTGGGTCAAATATAAAACCAAGCAGTTGCGTGTCATTCCCGTGTCAAAATCAGTGACGGTGGATCTGGCCACCATGCCCTATGAGACCGCCGAAGAGATTATTGCCAAACAAAAGAAAATTGTGGTCAGTGACTGTATCTGCCGCAAGGAGCATGGCATGGTCGGTCAAACCTGTGACTATCCCATGGAGGTGTGTCTCACCTTTGGCTCCGGGGCCTACTATTATGAAGGAAACGGCCTGGGACGGGCCATTGATGTGCCGGAAGCTTTAAGCCTTCTTGAAAAGGGGCGTCAGGCAGGACTTGTCCTTCAACCGGGCAATGCAAAGGATCCCGGTAATATCTGCATGTGCTGCGGATGCTGCTGCCAGGTGTTGGGAAACTTGAAAAAGCTTGAACACCCGGCAAAGGCCGTGCACTCCAACTATTTTGTCCAGGTTGATGCGGATGAATGCGTGGGGTGTGAGAATTGTATGGACCGGTGCCATATGGATGCCATTTTTATGGAAGAATCTGTGGCAACGGTAAATTTGGATCGGTGTATCGGCTGCGGGGTGTGTGTGCCGGTCTGTCCGTCCGGGGCCGTTGCCTTGGTTAAAAAGCAGGAGGCGGATCAATATGATCCGCCTGAAAACACATTTGAGACCTATCTAACCATGGCCCAAGAACGGGGAAACATTTAG
- a CDS encoding Xaa-Pro peptidase family protein yields MIDELLPLDLTPEKEISQRIQTLKEKMNQAGIDGVFLTHRPDYYYFSGSAQDAWLYVSLNHEPILFVKRYLPRAVAESPLTQIFPVHSVTEIPQIIQDSHGGFAKTMGIAFDLVPVRDFQFFQSLFFGCAWQDATPLVMSCRAIKSAYEIRIMENVANISCRVFEFIAETLEPGIRETDLAGRIEAFARTQGHSGRLQTRHYRSIGFTFHIMGGESGGQSGALDSPVCGTGMYTAFPFGAGSRVIGKNDPVLIDLGTMAFGYHMDESRMFVAGKLSGQADAAGQTAIDILFHVKEAMKPGVAMKTIFQTSVTLAKKLGYEEQFLGLPGLKSKFLGHGIGVELVEDPIIAKGRSTVLEPGMVFAVEPKFIFHDRFAAGVESVIQITETGSRFISIAPNKVFMV; encoded by the coding sequence ATGATAGACGAACTTTTACCCCTGGATTTGACACCTGAAAAAGAGATCAGCCAGCGGATACAGACGCTGAAAGAAAAGATGAACCAGGCCGGTATAGACGGGGTATTCCTCACCCATAGACCGGATTATTACTACTTCAGCGGCTCGGCCCAGGATGCATGGCTCTATGTTTCCCTAAACCATGAGCCTATTTTATTTGTTAAAAGGTATCTTCCCAGGGCCGTTGCCGAAAGCCCCCTGACCCAGATTTTCCCGGTTCATTCCGTTACGGAAATCCCCCAGATCATCCAGGACAGTCACGGCGGTTTTGCAAAAACCATGGGCATCGCCTTTGACCTTGTTCCCGTCCGGGATTTCCAATTTTTCCAATCATTGTTTTTTGGTTGCGCCTGGCAGGATGCCACCCCGTTGGTCATGTCCTGCCGGGCAATAAAATCTGCCTATGAAATCAGGATTATGGAAAATGTGGCAAACATATCCTGCCGGGTGTTTGAATTTATCGCCGAGACCCTTGAGCCGGGAATCCGGGAAACAGACCTGGCCGGCCGCATTGAAGCCTTTGCCAGAACCCAGGGTCACTCGGGCCGTCTCCAGACCCGGCATTACAGATCCATTGGGTTTACCTTTCACATCATGGGTGGGGAAAGCGGCGGACAGTCAGGTGCCCTTGATTCTCCGGTATGCGGCACCGGCATGTACACCGCCTTTCCCTTTGGTGCAGGCTCCCGGGTGATTGGAAAAAATGATCCCGTACTCATTGACCTGGGTACCATGGCCTTTGGCTATCACATGGATGAATCCCGGATGTTTGTGGCCGGAAAACTGTCCGGACAGGCCGATGCAGCCGGCCAGACTGCCATTGACATTCTTTTCCATGTCAAGGAAGCCATGAAGCCCGGTGTTGCCATGAAAACGATTTTTCAAACGTCCGTAACCCTGGCTAAAAAGCTGGGATACGAGGAACAATTTTTAGGTCTTCCCGGATTAAAGTCCAAATTTTTGGGCCATGGCATCGGTGTTGAGCTGGTGGAAGACCCCATCATTGCAAAGGGTCGGAGCACAGTGCTTGAACCGGGAATGGTGTTTGCCGTGGAGCCCAAATTCATTTTCCACGACCGGTTTGCCGCAGGCGTAGAAAGTGTGATCCAGATAACGGAAACCGGCAGCCGTTTTATAAGCATCGCCCCCAACAAGGTGTTTATGGTCTAA
- a CDS encoding TetR/AcrR family transcriptional regulator produces MGRKSISHIRKPEILRHTYKVVEEEGFKGMTIGKIAKRMGVNSGLLIHYFKSKEGLIMEMVDFLYETSMNNYLKELETLTSAKERMDTLLEILFDARGTWPQRDAVFWSCYAMGFRDENIRERIRDMMLKFIEFGIEEIAGWEKTGLASVENKKRASAQIFALSEGFGIVKNSLDDPKLIQEVADSFKNTTLQILNCKSSNKA; encoded by the coding sequence ATGGGAAGAAAAAGCATATCTCATATCAGAAAACCTGAAATACTGAGACATACCTACAAGGTTGTGGAAGAAGAAGGCTTTAAAGGTATGACCATCGGTAAAATCGCAAAACGCATGGGCGTCAATTCGGGCCTGCTCATTCATTACTTCAAGAGCAAGGAAGGCCTGATCATGGAAATGGTGGATTTCCTTTATGAGACCTCCATGAATAATTATCTCAAGGAACTGGAGACACTCACCAGTGCCAAGGAGCGCATGGATACCCTGCTGGAAATCCTTTTTGACGCCCGGGGCACCTGGCCCCAGCGGGATGCCGTGTTCTGGTCCTGTTATGCCATGGGATTCAGGGATGAGAATATCAGGGAAAGAATCCGGGATATGATGCTTAAATTCATTGAATTCGGCATTGAAGAGATCGCAGGCTGGGAAAAAACAGGGCTTGCCAGTGTAGAAAATAAAAAGAGAGCCTCGGCCCAGATTTTTGCCCTGTCCGAAGGCTTCGGTATTGTGAAAAATTCATTGGATGATCCCAAGCTCATCCAGGAAGTTGCAGATTCTTTTAAGAACACCACCCTGCAAATTTTAAATTGTAAATCATCAAATAAAGCGTAG
- a CDS encoding pancreas/duodenum homeobox protein 1 gives MVQKDFDSILTQKFLDELLPPERSDQFFDALYGDASEGAYDIRLEPISISGSRIVLAFNLQRRPDKCLVCSLTYGLPNVFTRHPLINIKGMIEKIKAAGIPAKSWRLGDTEENSASLHIIPLYIDLD, from the coding sequence ATGGTTCAAAAAGATTTTGACAGCATACTCACCCAGAAATTTTTAGATGAGCTGTTACCGCCTGAAAGAAGTGATCAGTTTTTTGACGCGCTGTATGGTGATGCCTCGGAAGGTGCCTATGACATCAGGCTGGAACCTATCAGTATTTCCGGCAGCCGGATTGTCCTTGCCTTTAACCTGCAACGCCGGCCGGACAAATGCCTGGTATGCAGCCTGACATACGGGCTGCCCAATGTATTTACCCGGCACCCCCTGATTAACATCAAAGGCATGATTGAAAAAATCAAAGCAGCCGGAATTCCGGCAAAAAGCTGGCGTTTAGGAGATACCGAGGAAAATTCGGCGTCCCTTCATATTATCCCTTTGTACATTGACCTGGACTGA
- a CDS encoding NADH-quinone reductase — MKTIKISRGFNLDVPEQPDLSCAELALPSSLGCCAGDIPHIRPKLLVKEGRRVKTGEALFTDKRDTTIQYVSPGTGLVETVVYGPRRRLMEVVIATEAEDEYVEYDPVDLNGITGMPRDALVSTLKKGGLWQVIRQFPALDFADPDHSPAMIIVAMDGSDLFSPRPEIILKNNITAFEAGMAILRKFSNRIAVVCRESSLEGIGNIGSSVADQITHTAPDIYPAWHPGAVLYQIKQEAAENSAWCVRLDHLIMMGVFLLSGRYPVDKIVTVTQPGTQQPHMRIRQGMPLSALVENMPENSIVTTGRFNGRILEADAHIGFFENTVNIIEAGPGEELFGFVRPGFNKPTVSSTFLSSLFKRPAKMDCTLHGEVRACINCSYCERICPNDLMPSFIMKALHADALEDALALGLMDCCRCGLCSFTCPSKIELTRILSDAMDAYYKDK; from the coding sequence ATGAAAACAATAAAAATTTCCCGGGGGTTTAACCTGGATGTGCCTGAACAGCCCGATTTGAGCTGTGCCGAACTGGCACTGCCGTCCAGTTTAGGCTGTTGTGCCGGGGACATTCCGCATATCCGGCCCAAATTGCTGGTTAAAGAGGGCCGGCGCGTTAAAACCGGCGAAGCGCTGTTTACGGATAAACGGGATACAACCATACAATATGTCTCTCCGGGAACCGGCCTGGTGGAAACGGTTGTTTACGGCCCCCGGCGGCGTCTGATGGAGGTGGTGATCGCAACCGAGGCCGAAGATGAGTATGTGGAATATGATCCGGTTGATTTGAACGGCATCACCGGGATGCCCCGGGATGCACTCGTCTCAACATTGAAAAAGGGCGGCCTGTGGCAGGTCATTCGTCAGTTTCCTGCCCTGGATTTCGCCGATCCGGATCACTCCCCGGCCATGATTATTGTGGCCATGGACGGAAGCGATCTTTTTTCGCCGCGTCCGGAGATTATTCTTAAAAATAATATTACCGCCTTTGAAGCGGGCATGGCGATTTTACGCAAATTTTCAAATCGGATTGCCGTGGTCTGCCGGGAAAGCAGTCTGGAAGGTATTGGGAATATCGGCAGTTCCGTGGCGGATCAGATTACCCATACCGCCCCGGACATCTATCCTGCCTGGCACCCCGGTGCCGTGTTGTATCAGATAAAGCAGGAGGCGGCCGAGAACAGCGCCTGGTGTGTCCGCCTGGATCACCTGATCATGATGGGCGTGTTTCTGCTTTCCGGTCGGTATCCGGTAGACAAAATCGTCACCGTTACCCAACCGGGGACACAGCAGCCCCATATGCGGATCCGCCAGGGTATGCCGCTGTCTGCCCTGGTCGAAAACATGCCTGAAAACAGCATTGTCACCACAGGCCGCTTCAACGGCCGGATTCTGGAAGCCGATGCCCATATCGGCTTTTTTGAAAACACAGTCAACATCATTGAAGCAGGGCCCGGGGAGGAGCTGTTCGGCTTTGTCCGGCCCGGCTTTAACAAGCCCACGGTGTCGTCCACATTTCTGTCTTCTTTGTTCAAGCGGCCGGCGAAAATGGACTGCACCCTTCACGGGGAAGTCCGGGCCTGTATCAATTGCTCCTATTGTGAACGGATCTGCCCCAATGACCTGATGCCGTCTTTTATCATGAAGGCACTGCATGCCGATGCGCTTGAAGACGCCCTGGCCCTTGGGCTCATGGATTGCTGCCGATGCGGGCTGTGTTCCTTTACCTGCCCGTCCAAGATTGAACTGACCCGGATACTTTCGGACGCCATGGACGCCTATTACAAGGACAAATAA